Part of the Primulina huaijiensis isolate GDHJ02 chromosome 15, ASM1229523v2, whole genome shotgun sequence genome is shown below.
GTCATTGATCGGTTATTGCTTGAATATTTGTTGATGAACTGTTGATTTTTTAATCTTGATTATTTGTTGTTGAGTCATTGACTCAGAGTGGATGGTTAAAATTTTACATTATGTTGATTAAGTTTATTCATCTTATTTTGACATACTTATTTCTACTGCGACAATTGAACGAGCCTTTTCGACAAATGAAGTATTTGAAGACGGTAGTAAAATGGAGGACAATTTTCTTATCGATTGTTTGAAACTCTATATTGAATGAGATTTAACTAATAATATAGATGTAGATATTATTATAGATGACTATTATGTTTCAAATCTCGTATGACACAACTTCGTTAAGCAATATAACATAATGACTTGTTCAACACATTAAATGATTCAAGAGTTTAATGTCCTCACCTGGGTGATCGAATTTTCTTAGCTCCACCACTGGTGATATggtataccaaaattttcaataattgcGATGCAAACTAAATGAGAAGCAGGGGCGCATCACAAATAGAAAAGGGAGAATAAAGTGACAAGTTTGGGCGGGTGTATgttcttttatttgttttataaattctttcacattttcatctatattaattacttaaaatcattataatttttaaatttataaaaattttgtttggtATTTCAGTTTATAACAAAATCTTTCAAATCTCTCGCCAATAATAAGATCAAAAATTTCGGTAAAATATTATatgataccgaaaatttcgatatacaGTCGATATTGATATGTTCAGTATTTCGGTATGATAAGTGTAACATACCAGAATTTTCGATTTTCTTCCTACCCCTTATCAAAATCATCTTAACAAAAATGTGGAATATTGATTAAAACTATTTTTCGAGGTTCTTTCATTATTCTATATATCAAGTATATCCTctttttagagtttaaaatacaattatttttattcttgTTTGAGTCATCGTTGCCGTCATCATTTTGTTTTGTTGGTCGTATAATTTTATCCTTCAAGGGGTAAATAACGAAACAAATCAGATAAATTTACATAATCTCAACCAAAAAACGACACAAGTAATAATATATACAAGAATTTCAAAtgcaatataaatatttctaaGAATCCTAAAAAATTTACTGATTTACGCAATCTCAATAAAAAAACgacaaaaataataacatatGCAAGAATATCAAAAACATTAGAAATATTTATAAGAATCTTAAAAAAGAGTTAATGAGATGATATTCTCAGGGCATTGTCTTATGATACATCTATACAAAAattcttatgagacggtctcacatatcaatttcgtgggtcgaatatcttatttaaatcattcatgaaaaagtattactttttatgctaagagtattactttttatggtgaatatcggtagggttgactcttctcacagataaaaatttgtaagaccgtctcacaagagatttaCTTATACATCTAAAGGTAGatatttatcaatatatgtGAGGGTCATTAAATTTTCAGTGAACTCGCCTATGTTGATAAATATCTACGGTTAGATAAATGAGTCGTATTATAAGGATAACATGAAATCATCACAAGAAACAATCGCCTTGAATTACAAACGaaataaaacaatatatgaAACTAAGACTTCGAGAAACTTATTCCAATAGAAGTCAAAATTTTGTCCATAGTATTAATAAGTCCCAATATTTTTGTCCTCTCAATTTCAATCCAATTATGCCGCAACAATCGCAATTAAAAGTCTCTCTCAACTCAATAATTTGGATTTTGTTCATTGGGTATCTAGACTTTGGAGTTGGTTATTGAACTAGCTTATGGGCTACCAAATCATTTCTTTGGAGGTATACCTTACTTTCATCCTATACATCTTGTCCTCTCAATTACTAGGAGCTCTCACTTCCGGCGTTTATGTATCCGAGGATTCCTAACTCACATGTCTTGATCTCGACTATGGTTCTGATATCACTTGTTGTAcgataaaaaatacatatattttactCATAAGTTAATAGTCTTCCGCGTGTATTTCCAATCCAACGTCGGGCTTTGTTTGTATTCCTAACAAGAACTTTGATTTTGGCTTAatcttataaatttatttattaatatctcCATTCAAGTGGTTAGAATCATTTTATTTTCTACAAGGTAGACTCATCGAGCAATAAAAGATAAGAGTTAAACTCATTAATGATTGAATATAcaagtgtgtgtgtatataataGGAAAATGCTTGGCACAAATTTAATGTTAAACTGAAACTTATATTTAAacgataaattataaaattgtattttattatttttatatactattactgttgaaaattaaaattttcatattttcaatcttttgactttaaattgattttttttatcttaactGAGTGAAGtagttattaataataattaaaaaacttagaaaaatatgtctaaaaatcatacattattttttatcaaaatttttgtggtttattagatgaataaattttgattaaaaattttatttttttgataacatgttaaaaatatttgtattaaaattctaattaagacATACAGAAATTAACGACGATACTCTTTTAAAAAGTTgcaaaacataatattatactaaatatataaaagtaacacaaaacataaaatcacaattaaaactaaataaaatgatataatcaatatagacacttaaatgaattttatattttcaagaaatgTCAAATTCAAATTGAAATTAAAAGACTTCACATTTaagtatatttttttcatatttatttttaaatatttaatgatgtagtgaatatattaatattaagaaatattttcttttgtagtAATTTTAttggtgtatatatatatattgttttttaacataataattattgattgattatagaaccttaaaaattataacataataATGAAGAGTAGGTatgttgtgagacggtctcacgaatctttatctgtgagaagtGTCAACCCTagcgatattcacaataaaaaataatacgcttagcataaaagtaatactttttcatggatgacacatttaagatatatgtctcacaaaatacgacatatgagaacgtctcacacaaatttttagcAATAATAAATGATTGACTATTGAGCCTTAcaaaatttatgtatataatattatatatatatatatatataatttttttttaaacatcatGATCAACGATTGACTATCGAGCCTTACAAAATTTATGATAAGCGGGACCTGACCCCGACGTAAAAGAACAGCCAAGCCTCAGGTATCGACATAGGCACGGACAATGTTAGCCGAAGGGAGAATTTTCAAAGGCCCCGAAGCAAGCAAGATATCATCCAAGGAGGAGAGAGGAACTGAGGGTTTGGTGCAGTGTAGAGAAATCCCGAAAGAGATGGGTCAGATCGTGAGGAAGAAGAAAGGTAGGCCAGCTAAGGTAGATCCCGGAGGACGTGGCACGCCGTCGTCGGAGAGGGAGCCCAGGCGGAGCAACCGCCGCCGGAGTGTGAAGTACATGTTCGAGCTGGACGATTATTTCGACGAATCAGGGCTCTTCGAGGATGACGAGGACGAGCAGAAGAGAGAGAAGGAGCTCAAGCTATTGCTCAAGGTGGAGAGCAAGGGCactggcggcggcggcggccaACAGGAGTCAGCAGGTCCTAAGCAGGGCCGCCCTGGGAGGCGCGTGCACCACCCGGCGAGCCCGTCTTCGTCGTTCTCTTCCGACGTTGAACTGCCTTCTAAAAAGCGGAAAATGAACGAGGGCATTGATTATCAAAATGGTGACGCCAGCTACGAGGATGACCGTAATGACGACCGTATAGAGGTGATCATCACTTCATTCTTGAATGCAAACTGGCGAAAATGGTGATGAAGTAAAAGGAAAATTAATCTATTGAAACTACTGGGAAGTGCTTTAGTATATTTATGGGCATATATAAATAGTTTGTTATGAGAAAAGGGTCTGTAGATTCAGGTGTGGGTGTATGTGTAGCTGCGTGTTTGTCGGTGGATGAGGGGCGTAGTTGTTTTTCTTtgcgtgtgtatatatatatatatgtaggtGTGTGTGTAACTGTCGAGTCAACTGTCAAGTTAAACTAATCCCCACAGAATCTAATTACGCCACCatctctctctcacacacacctTTCTTTCTTGCAGCGTCACGCTCACTCacatcaaatttgatagtaGTGCACTCATGCACACACGCATGCCATATAAACGCCGACTCTTTTCGTTTCTCCTAGTTACGGAGTGAGTGTTTGGGTAATTGGAGTAGtcatttattaatttgttttcgaTTTTAATCTCTCGTTATTTTTGGTTTgggtttcttttcattttttaaagttttaatgagtttttttgttttgacaGGTCCGAGAAAGAAAGTCAGAACTCAAAGCCAAAATCTTTGCTCCaggcatgttttttttatttgtgatgGCTTTTTAATGAGTTCCCATATAGGTCGGATATTTGTTGAATTTATATGGTTATTATGGTTCAGGGCCACAGACAAGGGCTGCTCCATTAGGGCTACCGTTGCCTGATAAGAAGACATTAGAGTTGATTTTGAATATAATTCAAAGGTAAGCGTTATATATAATTTGACTGATTAGATTGCATGTGAATggatctttttttaaaaataaatttttttgaagtgCTTTTGTTTCTTTCTCGAGCAGGAAAGATATTTATGGTGTCTTTGCAGAACCTGTTGATCCTGAAGAGGTAATAGCTATAATGTGTGGAATAAATTAAGCCTGTCAAGATTAAAATTTCTCAAGTGGTTGGTTGGTGCTTTGTATAGCTTCCCGATTATCATGGAGTGATAAAGAATCCGATGGACTTTGGTACTGTGAGGAACAAGCTGAGTAATGGGTTATATACGACTTTGGAACAAATTGAGGTGAGTTTAGTTTCTCTTAGTGTTGGTTTGGTCCTTTTTACTGTCCAAGATATGATGTATGGCGAGGTACATTTGtttgttcctttttttttaatatatttattctttgtTTAAGTTTCTTATATATCATAGTAGTTTTTGAGGTTTGCTGCATTGGAAAAATGGTATCTTCTACCCGTACTAATGTTTGACTTCTTCTACCCGTACTAATGCTTGACTTTGTCATGTTTGTGTATTCAATTTTTCCACTGTTGCAAAATCTTCATTCAGATGTTTTTGTTTTGATATCTTGTCTGCATGCATAGTTATGCTGATATATATTATGGAATCAGGGTCGAGCTTCGCAATGTTTTAGGCTTTATCTTAAAAAAttggcaatattttcaaatattatcttCATTTTTCTGCTTATGGCAACGATATATCCTGGTACAGATAAAAAAGTACAGAAAAATATAGGTGACTTATAATTTCAAGGTACTTACATGTTATAGtagctttgtcattgtattGAACTTGTGCCTGTGGTACATTCTGTACATCACCCAATGCCTTTGGAGACCAGATGTTTTACTAAATTCTTCGAACATCATATCTGAAGATCAACACGAGTTAGTCACTTTAATATCTAATATCTGCAGCACCTAGCTGGACACTGAACTATTGATATTAGAAAAGAAAGTCTGTATTCTGACTGCATTAATTGGTACAATTTCTTTTAATACTTGTCACCGTGTTATTCTCGGAAACATCATAGAAAATTGTAGCTCTCTTGGTTCTGGTTCCGATTTTAGTCTTTCTGATATTCAGTTGTGGCTGGCTAATATATTTTCAACGTTGAAATTTGAAGGATAAATGTTTTACTGCTGGCGCATGTTCACTGTCTTCTCTTTGTAGCGTGCAATTTGACTAAAAACACTTCTTCTGCAATTTTGTTCCTGTAATTTTGAATGCTGTCAGCTAATATTATGACTGGCAAGAACTggaaaatactattttttatatttaaattttaacctGTTGATGGTGAATTGGTTGACATGGAGAGCCACTGATTATATCCTTTTTTCTTGTGCAAATTTCTTGCATGTGGTTGTGCAGAGTGATGTTTACCTCATATGCTCAAATGCAATGCAATATAATGCACCCGATACCATATACTACAAGCAGGTGAAAAGCCTACATTTTCCTTCTTCGCTGTTCTGATTTGTTTGAGcaattgatgatttatttattcatttgaaAAGGCACGTGGCATGCACGAGCTGGCAAAAAGGAAATTTTATGAGTTAAGTTTGAATAGTCGCAGTTCAGAAACGGAGAGAAAGCATGAGCAGAATATAACATCTAGCTCCATTCTAAATAGGCAAGTAAAAAGCCCAGTTAGCCAGACCGTGCAAGAACCTGTCGGCTTTGATTTTTCACATGGAGCCGGTCTTGGGCCTGCGGTAGATATCCACCATGTCTCAAATGCACTCCCAGCTGTTGGATCTTCGAGACCTTGCAGTGTTGATCGACTTGTCGAGAGAGACTCATTCTTAAATGACAACAATGTTGAGGAGGGAGAAGCACTACTGCCAGGTATGACTTGCCTCCTGTTAGGATAAAGTTTGGCTGGTTAAATAGAAACTCACATATCTTTCAGTTTtccaattgattttttttggggTTAAAAAAGCGTGACTAACTGATTTTCTATGGTTCAATAATGCACTGTTGGAAACCCTTtctttcatattaaattcttgaGGAAAAAGACTCTTTTCCTTTCATATGTGTTTGTTGCGGCTTCACCAAAAGCAGAATGAATTTTTTAGTGGGGAGTTTTTACGTTTAACCTGTCAGCCTTCTCTTTGCAGGAAACAGTTCACTGTCTAAACCTGGTAGAAAATTGTCAGCACATGAGGAAAACCGTCGTGCAACTTATGACATTTCTTTAACTCATCCTTTGGCCAGCTCAGAATCTATATTCTCAACTTTTGAGGGAGAAAGCAAGCAACTGGTTCCGGTACATAGTTTTGGACTGTATCTTGCTGTTTCATATTTGGGATTATCTTTCTCAGTGGTTGCAGTTTTCCTCAGGTTGGGGCTTACGCTGAGCATTCCTATGCTAGAAGCCTGGCTCGTTTTGCTGCTGCTCTCGGACCTGTTGCCTGGAAAATTTCTTCCAAGAGAATTGAACAAGCACTGCCTCAAGAAGTAAAGTATGGACGGGGTTGGGTGGGAGAGTATGAGCCACTTTCAACACCTGTATTAATGCTGGGAAATCACACTGTGATGGAACCaccatttttctcaaaaaaactGCCTGATGATCCTAGGAAGGTGGAAAAGAAGATACCTTCTCTTACAATTTCTTCCATGGAAATACAGGGAACCATGCCTTTCTCAGAGAAGAACCCACATTCTGTTGGTCCTGCTAAAATCAAACCAGCTTCTGCTCATGTCACTTTTCCAATGAAGGCACAACCAGATAGAGAGAATGTTTCTGAAGTGAAAGTATCTTTCTTTTTAGCTCCTTGTAGTAAACCTAGTACTTCTGCTAATCTTAGTCGCCACGATGAAAAATCAGGATCCAAGAATGGTGGTGAATCCAAGAAACAGGGATTGAAACAGGTTGAATTGAATGGACCACCTATATTCAATAAAAATGCAGTTGATTTTATTGGTCAAGGGCATATTTCAAAGGGTTCGGAAGTGGAAGTCTCGAGGTCAATCTTCACTTCAAGAAATGTCAACTTTACATCTTCTGGATCTGTTAAGCAGCCTGATATTAAAGAAGTTTCTGTTGTAGGATTGCCTAATGGCAAAGTTATTGGTGAT
Proteins encoded:
- the LOC140960005 gene encoding uncharacterized protein: MLAEGRIFKGPEASKISSKEERGTEGLVQCREIPKEMGQIVRKKKGRPAKVDPGGRGTPSSEREPRRSNRRRSVKYMFELDDYFDESGLFEDDEDEQKREKELKLLLKVESKGTGGGGGQQESAGPKQGRPGRRVHHPASPSSSFSSDVELPSKKRKMNEGIDYQNGDASYEDDRNDDRIEVRERKSELKAKIFAPGPQTRAAPLGLPLPDKKTLELILNIIQRKDIYGVFAEPVDPEELPDYHGVIKNPMDFGTVRNKLSNGLYTTLEQIESDVYLICSNAMQYNAPDTIYYKQARGMHELAKRKFYELSLNSRSSETERKHEQNITSSSILNRQVKSPVSQTVQEPVGFDFSHGAGLGPAVDIHHVSNALPAVGSSRPCSVDRLVERDSFLNDNNVEEGEALLPGNSSLSKPGRKLSAHEENRRATYDISLTHPLASSESIFSTFEGESKQLVPVGAYAEHSYARSLARFAAALGPVAWKISSKRIEQALPQEVKYGRGWVGEYEPLSTPVLMLGNHTVMEPPFFSKKLPDDPRKVEKKIPSLTISSMEIQGTMPFSEKNPHSVGPAKIKPASAHVTFPMKAQPDRENVSEVKVSFFLAPCSKPSTSANLSRHDEKSGSKNGGESKKQGLKQVELNGPPIFNKNAVDFIGQGHISKGSEVEVSRSIFTSRNVNFTSSGSVKQPDIKEVSVVGLPNGKVIGDRINSNTVACSSSNLAKEVGYYPQEQGQGLSDPVRLMRMLAEKAQNQQKSVYQSSTDAHRVLSPDPNRDNLNNTITAVSHALRSVGAGGFRPIGENTNLFKNQHANFLNISTRDMHSQGSRFREESPASVIHYRPDRNNSPLNVFVSQGCPQPMRVGNNMHFQNQPMAFPPFPPNSKQMLDSLPPDLNVGFQSPGSPGKNPSSGGLVEPQQPDLALQL